One segment of Phycisphaerae bacterium DNA contains the following:
- a CDS encoding LacI family transcriptional regulator, giving the protein MAAKISDIANRVGVTMTTVSKVLNNKPSGLRISAKTRERIFRTARELNYRPSYAARALARGKTNSLGLICGDIHTPFYAELTSHTLHLADRKGYHLIVSVTEWDFAKEVECLDMLLDGRVDGVLMVAGGLQPGTPQHQYVVETGFPIVLVDMAIEGISSVSTDWLSGMDGAVAHLKGRGHRKVWMVAYPLPLPLVDPKTIAFCESCERHRMEWHIVNGGSDLRTVRQMGRALAEEADRPTAVIAYSDYAATGLISGIRDGGLEVPRDIAVVGIDGTEAGAYYHPALTTIGAGIERLAGEAVDLLFKLVSSDRGASPRSLSLASSLTIRSSA; this is encoded by the coding sequence TTGGCGGCCAAGATTTCGGATATTGCGAATCGTGTCGGGGTGACGATGACCACGGTTTCGAAGGTGTTGAACAACAAGCCTTCGGGGCTGCGGATCTCCGCGAAGACGCGGGAGCGGATCTTTCGAACGGCGCGGGAGTTGAACTATCGGCCGTCGTACGCGGCGCGGGCGCTGGCGCGGGGCAAGACGAACTCGTTGGGGTTGATCTGCGGGGATATTCACACGCCGTTCTATGCGGAACTGACATCGCACACGCTGCATTTAGCGGATAGGAAGGGCTATCACCTGATTGTTTCGGTTACTGAGTGGGATTTTGCGAAAGAGGTTGAGTGTCTGGACATGCTTCTGGACGGGCGTGTGGACGGGGTGTTGATGGTGGCGGGCGGGCTTCAGCCGGGCACGCCGCAGCACCAGTACGTGGTTGAGACGGGTTTTCCGATCGTGCTGGTCGATATGGCCATCGAAGGGATTTCGAGCGTATCGACGGATTGGCTGAGCGGGATGGATGGGGCGGTCGCGCATCTGAAGGGCCGGGGCCACCGGAAGGTCTGGATGGTGGCGTATCCGCTGCCGCTGCCGCTGGTGGATCCGAAGACGATCGCGTTTTGTGAATCGTGCGAACGTCACCGGATGGAATGGCATATCGTCAACGGCGGGAGCGATTTGCGGACGGTGCGTCAGATGGGTCGGGCGTTGGCTGAGGAGGCGGATCGTCCGACGGCGGTGATCGCATATTCGGATTACGCGGCGACCGGTCTGATCAGCGGGATACGGGACGGCGGATTGGAGGTGCCGCGGGATATCGCGGTGGTGGGGATCGACGGGACGGAGGCGGGGGCGTATTACCATCCCGCGTTGACCACGATCGGGGCGGGGATCGAGCGGTTGGCGGGCGAGGCGGTGGATTTGCTGTTTAAGCTGGTGAGCAGTGACCGCGGGGCGAGCCCGCGGTCGCTGAGTCTGGCGTCGTCGTTGACCATCAGGAGCAGTGCGTGA
- a CDS encoding exo-alpha-sialidase encodes MASGEKVDRVVVANPDWYASFPQLFRTDREVVLLFQVQELERLKAIPEHPHWQKVAQPRWAVSRDQGLSWDVTDRPPQVGRVLDATNPSCPLADGGTVTLSFDRNRPKVALIEHGTVGGYRPYQSTDLPGAEKHAFDNFGPYNEFCPFGVARTPDGAIIACGYATMPAELSGTAWTKTNTLFLQSDDEGRTWRYLSDLPNPYPFGFSEADLVAGPGDYLQVYMRADWNYVPREQWPPEADTGEERYGYFLYRSESVDGGRTWSVPEQLPLWGHPPCVKRLRSGNLLLVWGHRQPPYGAVGCISSDNGKTWDPSKAKQLIGFDPGGYDLGYPVATQFPDGRILCACYGYSTNEIYGKVPHGIFASTFDEQWLAR; translated from the coding sequence ATGGCATCGGGTGAGAAAGTTGACCGGGTGGTGGTTGCCAATCCGGACTGGTACGCCAGCTTCCCGCAGTTGTTTCGGACCGACCGTGAGGTGGTACTGCTCTTCCAAGTCCAGGAATTGGAGAGACTTAAGGCAATCCCAGAGCATCCGCACTGGCAGAAGGTGGCCCAGCCCCGCTGGGCCGTCTCACGCGATCAGGGCCTCAGTTGGGACGTCACGGACCGCCCCCCGCAAGTCGGCCGCGTCCTCGACGCGACCAACCCCTCATGCCCATTGGCCGACGGCGGAACCGTCACGCTGAGCTTTGATCGCAATCGGCCCAAGGTCGCCCTGATCGAACACGGCACGGTCGGCGGCTACCGACCGTATCAGAGCACCGACCTCCCCGGCGCCGAAAAGCACGCGTTCGATAACTTCGGTCCCTACAACGAGTTCTGTCCTTTCGGCGTCGCGCGAACTCCCGACGGGGCAATCATCGCCTGCGGCTACGCCACCATGCCGGCTGAGTTGTCGGGCACAGCCTGGACGAAAACCAACACGCTGTTCCTGCAGAGCGACGATGAGGGGCGTACGTGGCGATACCTTTCCGATCTGCCGAACCCCTACCCGTTCGGATTCAGCGAAGCCGATCTGGTCGCCGGGCCCGGCGACTACCTCCAGGTCTACATGCGGGCCGACTGGAACTACGTCCCGCGCGAGCAATGGCCGCCCGAAGCCGACACCGGCGAGGAACGCTACGGCTACTTCCTGTACCGCTCCGAATCGGTGGACGGCGGGCGAACCTGGTCGGTTCCGGAGCAACTGCCCCTCTGGGGCCATCCGCCGTGCGTCAAACGTCTGCGCAGCGGGAACTTACTGCTGGTCTGGGGCCATCGCCAGCCGCCCTACGGGGCCGTCGGCTGCATCAGTTCCGACAACGGCAAGACGTGGGACCCGTCAAAGGCCAAGCAACTCATCGGCTTCGACCCCGGCGGCTACGACCTGGGCTATCCGGTGGCCACGCAATTCCCCGACGGCCGGATTCTCTGCGCCTGCTACGGCTACTCCACCAACGAGATATACGGCAAAGTCCCCCACGGTATCTTCGCCTCGACCTTCGATGAGCAGTGGCTCGCCCGGTAA